The DNA sequence CGGGAGGTGTGCCGAGACGGCGAATATGAATGCCGGCCTCCAGCAGCGGCGCCAGGTTTGGCGAGGCGAAGGCGTTAAAGCCGTCGGCATGGGCCTTTGTTGTACGGTTGCCGCGGTAGAGGCGATTATTGAAGAACAACGTGACTTCGTTAATTGGATAGTTGGCCGCGACGTACAGCGCGTTGAGCAGGTTAATCTGTCCGTCGGATCGCAGCTCGGCGAGAGGGATTTGCGACCCGGTGACAATAACCGGTTTTCCCAAATTCTCCAGCATAAAGGAGAGCGCCGAGGCGGTAAACGCCATGGTATCCGTACCGTGCAGGATTACGAAGCCGTCGTACTGATCATAATGGTCGCGAATATCATCGGCGATATGCTGCCAGTCCTGCGGCGTCATATCGGAAGAGTCCATCAGCGGGGCGTACTCATGAATGGTAAAGTCCGGCATCTCAGGCCGGTGGAACTCGGGCATCAAGGCCAGCTGGCGCTGTAAATGGCCGGAAACGGGAATGTAGCCGTGTTCAGAACGCTGCATACCAATGGTGCCGCCGGTATAGGCAACGTAAATTGATTTCTTCTGCATAGCATCGCTTAGGTTATACGTGGACTGGCGAAGTATATACCCGTCACGCCGCAAGTTGCAGGGGCGTTGGCTGCTTTCGCGTATTACATTGGCTGCATTACGCAAAATCATTCGCGCTGCATCGAGGCGGCGTGAAGGATGAAGTGGATAAATGCCGCCCCATGGTCTGGGGCGGCAGAGGATTAACGAATATTGGCGCAGGTTAAACAGAAGGCGTAGCGGTTCTGCGGATCGTTGAACGCCGCAAGCTTATCGCTCTCCTTTTTCACCGCATCAGCAGCAGCGGCCACCGGCGCCGGCAAATATGCCTGTACCGCTGCTGGTAGCGCCGCGCGGACTGAACCGGTCAGACTATCAACAACCATTGAGAAGAAGGTGGGGTCTTCCTGGTAATAGTTGATATGCCACTGTTTCAGCTTCGCCAGCTCGGCGGCTTTCGCCACCGCGTCGTCAAAGTCGCCGAGGCTGTCGACCAGGCCGTTAGCCTTCGCATCTTCGCCGGTCCAGACGTGGCCCTGGGCAATTTGGTCGATTTTTTCCGGCGTGCTTTTACGCGCGTTCGCCACCAGGGTGATAAAGCGTTTATAGCCGTTTTCGATGCTCAACTGCATAAGCTGCTGGACTTCCGGCGGCAGCGCTTTTGTAGTGGAGACGTCGGCCAGCGGCGAAGTTGCAACGCCGTCGGTATGCACGCCGATTGAACCCAGCGTATCCTGAACGGTATTGATCACGCCAAAGATACCGATAGAGCCGGTAAGGGTGCTTGGGTTAGCCACGATATAATCCGCCGGGGTGGAGATCCAGTAGCCGCCGGAGGCAGCCATACCGCCCATCGAGACTACAACCGGCTTACCTGCTGCTTTTGCCGCCGCCAGCTCTTCGCGAATAACTTCGGAGGCGCTGACGCTGCCGCCCGGGCTGTTTACCCGCAGCACGATAGCTTTCACTTTCGGGTCCAGACGCGCGTCGCGGATCTGCGCAGCGGTAGTGTCGCCGCCGACGTTACCCGGCGTTTCTTCGCCATCCATAATCGCGCCGTTAGCAAAGATAACCGCAATGGCGGAGCCTTGGTCGGCAGGGGTTTTCACCGTATAGTCGTAGTAGCTGATCGCGCTGTAGTTGTTATCCGCCTTGCTCCAGCCAAACTGTTTTGTCAGCGCTTTCTCCACATCGGTGGAGGTGCCCAGCTCATCAACCAGCTTGTTGTCCAGCGCGTATTTTGCGGTATCGCCATCGACTTTACGCAGCCCATCAATTACGCCCTGAGCGCCAGGGAACACCTGCTGAGCGGTGATCTGGCGGTTGGCGGCGATAGTGTTGAGATAGTTTTGCCACAACTCGCCAATCCAGCGGCTATCCACCTCGCGCGCGGCCGGAGACATATCGTCGCGGATAAACGGTTCTACCGCAGACTTATAGGTACCAACCCGGAAAACGTGGGTCGATACTTTGAGCTTGTCGAGCAGCGATTTGTAATACAGGCCGTTGGTCGCAAAACCGTGCAGATCCACTTCGCCCTGCGGCGAGAGCCAGATTTTATTGGCGAAGCTGGCCAGATAATACTGGCCCTGGCTGTAGCTGCTGCCGATGGCGTAGACCGGCTTGCCGCTATCGCGGAATTCACGCAGCGCTTTACCGATATACTGCATCGACGGCTGATCGCCGCCGGCAAAGTTCTTCAGATCCAGCACGATACCGGTAATATTCCGGTCGTCTTTTGCCTGGCGAATCGTCTGTACGATATCGAACAGCGAGTTTTCCTGCAGGCGGTCGGAGCTGGCGCCGAACAGCTGACGACCAATCACGCTCAGCTTGCTGCTGGCCGAAGGTTTATCGACCACCACGCCGGTGATATCCATTAGTAGCGCACCGCGCGTTTTATGCTCTGTCGTTGTACTGCTGAACTGGGACCAGATGCCGACGCAGGCGAGCACCAACACCAGGAAAACCACGTTCAGTGCGAGCTGGCGAATGAAATTGAGCACTCGCCATGTCCATTTAAAAATTCCGGCGAGCAGTCGCCAAAGAGTTCGCATGTATTCTCCCTAACCATTATCAAAAATGGGCGAGCCGCAGGGGCTGCCGCGTTTGGCTATCCTAATGAGAGTGCCGACGGTTGTCAGCAGGAATCACCCGTTGGGCTGTAACAAAATCCTTGCGCATGTTAATTTTATGAAAAATGACATCACAGGAGTTATACAGATGGATGCTCTCGAACTACTGATTAATCGCCGCAGCGCTTCACGTCTGACCGACCCCGCCCCGGCGGGCGAGCAGCTGGAAAATATCCTCCGCGCTGGCCTGCGTGCGCCGGACCACGGGACGCTGCAGCCGTGGCGGTTCTTTATTATTGCCGATGAAGGGCGCGAGCGCTTTAGCCAGCTGCTGGAAAAAGGTGCCATAGCCGCTGGCGCGGATGAAAAAGCGATTGAAAAAGCCCGCAGCGCGCCGTTCCGTGCACCGCTGATTATAACCGTGGTCGCGCGCTGTGAAGATCACCCGAAGGTGCCGAAGTGGGAGCAGGAGATGTCGGCGGGCTGTGCGGTGATGGCGATGCAGATGGCGGCAGTCGCCCAGGGTTTCAACGGCATCTGGCGCAGCGGCGCGTTAACCGAGAGCCCGGTTGTACGTGAAGGTTTTGCCTGCCGGGAGCAGGATAAAATCGTGGGATTTCTCTATCTGGGCACGCCGCAGCTTAAAGCCGCAACCAACATCGCGCTGCCGGATACCTCGCCGTTCGTCAGCCGATTCTGAGTACACTCCTGCACAGGCCGGGTGGCGGTTAACGCCTGACCCGGCATACGGTTTCAGTCAATTACGGCTTTGGTCTTTCGCAGATGCCGCCTGCAAGATATTTATTCACTATTTCTGTTGTTTGCTGAATTCGTCTTTCGCTTTCTGCAGCTGTTGCTGGAATGCCGGATTGGTGTGCAGCGTGGCGACAACCGCGGAGCCAACAACTCGCGCCGCGTCTACGTCGCTCTGCCAGTGATAGCCGCAGATAACCCGACTTTCACCGAGCTCAAAGCCGCGCTTGAGGATTTCATTTTGCCGCTGGGGATTAATCTCAGCCAACACCAGCGCCGTGGCCCAGCCGATTGAGGTATGTCCGGAAGGATAGGAGCCGTTTTTCGACAGCGCATCCTGCTCTTTGGTGTTGCAGGTAGAGACGCCATAAAACGCAAATGGCCGAATACGCATATACTTCTCTTTCGCCCCGCGCGTCGCCAGATCGCCGGCATCTTCAATCATATTGGTGAGCAGCTTATGCAGCTCCGGCGCGTCCTGGGCGGTAATGGGCGAGCCGAAGGCGCCGGAGAAGGCGTTTGCGACGCCACCGGCGCTCAGGTTGGCGTCTTCCGCGGCTAGTTTTCCGCGCTCGGTGCCGCGCAGCAGACGTCCTTTCTCATACATTGCCTGATCGTTTAAAAACGCAATGCTGCCAACTTCCGGCGGTGGCGGCAGCAGCGCCAGGCTGTCGATGGCCTGCGCGTTGGTCAGATAGTAGAGGTCGGGCTTGGTGGTGACGTCGTTACCGGCGGGAACCAGGGCGAAAGCGTTGATGGAGAAGAAACTGGCCAGGCAAAGGGCGAGAACGCGTTTTTTCATTAAAATTTCCTTACGTTGTTATATGTCCAAACAAAGCAGAATTCTTTTTTGTCATATTTCTGTCATCTTTAGTAAAGATTAAAATCAGCCTGAAAAAGCGGGGCCGTATCGCAAAATTGTTTTTTTGTCTGCTTAATGAGCAACCATACGCGATTTCGGACTGTCGCACTTATCACCCCGCCGTTTGGGCGCTACCATAGCGGGATTGCAATGACAGGAGATGTCCATGAGCGAGCAAGCCATTCGTTTAACGCAATACAGCCACGGAGCCGGTTGCGGGTGTAAGATTTCCCCTAGAGTGCTGGAAACTATCCTGCAAAGTGACCAGGCCAAATTTATCGATCCCAATCTGCTGGTGGGCAATGAAACCAGCGACGATGCGGCGGTCTACGATCTCGGCAACGGTACCTCGATTGTCAGCACCACCGACTTTTTTATGCCGATCGTCGATAACCCGTTCGATTTTGGCCGCATCGCTGCAACTAACGCCATC is a window from the Klebsiella oxytoca genome containing:
- the ansA gene encoding asparaginase, which produces MQKKSIYVAYTGGTIGMQRSEHGYIPVSGHLQRQLALMPEFHRPEMPDFTIHEYAPLMDSSDMTPQDWQHIADDIRDHYDQYDGFVILHGTDTMAFTASALSFMLENLGKPVIVTGSQIPLAELRSDGQINLLNALYVAANYPINEVTLFFNNRLYRGNRTTKAHADGFNAFASPNLAPLLEAGIHIRRLGTPPAPQGGGELMVHPITPQPIGVVTIYPGISADVVRNFLRQPVKALILRSYGVGNAPQNGEFIQVLAEASQRGIVVINLTQCMSGKVNMGGYATGNALAQAGVISGFDMTVEATLTKLHYLLSQDLDVAAIRRAMQENLRGELTPDE
- the sppA gene encoding signal peptide peptidase SppA, translated to MRTLWRLLAGIFKWTWRVLNFIRQLALNVVFLVLVLACVGIWSQFSSTTTEHKTRGALLMDITGVVVDKPSASSKLSVIGRQLFGASSDRLQENSLFDIVQTIRQAKDDRNITGIVLDLKNFAGGDQPSMQYIGKALREFRDSGKPVYAIGSSYSQGQYYLASFANKIWLSPQGEVDLHGFATNGLYYKSLLDKLKVSTHVFRVGTYKSAVEPFIRDDMSPAAREVDSRWIGELWQNYLNTIAANRQITAQQVFPGAQGVIDGLRKVDGDTAKYALDNKLVDELGTSTDVEKALTKQFGWSKADNNYSAISYYDYTVKTPADQGSAIAVIFANGAIMDGEETPGNVGGDTTAAQIRDARLDPKVKAIVLRVNSPGGSVSASEVIREELAAAKAAGKPVVVSMGGMAASGGYWISTPADYIVANPSTLTGSIGIFGVINTVQDTLGSIGVHTDGVATSPLADVSTTKALPPEVQQLMQLSIENGYKRFITLVANARKSTPEKIDQIAQGHVWTGEDAKANGLVDSLGDFDDAVAKAAELAKLKQWHINYYQEDPTFFSMVVDSLTGSVRAALPAAVQAYLPAPVAAAADAVKKESDKLAAFNDPQNRYAFCLTCANIR
- a CDS encoding NAD(P)H nitroreductase, whose product is MDALELLINRRSASRLTDPAPAGEQLENILRAGLRAPDHGTLQPWRFFIIADEGRERFSQLLEKGAIAAGADEKAIEKARSAPFRAPLIITVVARCEDHPKVPKWEQEMSAGCAVMAMQMAAVAQGFNGIWRSGALTESPVVREGFACREQDKIVGFLYLGTPQLKAATNIALPDTSPFVSRF
- the phoC gene encoding acid phosphatase PhoC → MKKRVLALCLASFFSINAFALVPAGNDVTTKPDLYYLTNAQAIDSLALLPPPPEVGSIAFLNDQAMYEKGRLLRGTERGKLAAEDANLSAGGVANAFSGAFGSPITAQDAPELHKLLTNMIEDAGDLATRGAKEKYMRIRPFAFYGVSTCNTKEQDALSKNGSYPSGHTSIGWATALVLAEINPQRQNEILKRGFELGESRVICGYHWQSDVDAARVVGSAVVATLHTNPAFQQQLQKAKDEFSKQQK